ACATTTTGGCTTCTTCAAGTCTTCCAACACGCCCCAGCAAATCAACCATACAAGCGTAGTGATCCCTATTCAACTCAATAGTGTTATTATTCCAAATGGTAGAAAAAATTTGGCAGCCTTGTTGCACCAATCCTAAGTTATTGCAGGCCAAGAGAACACTCAAAATTGTTACATCGTTTGGTTCAAGCCTCATGTCTTTCATCCCATTAAAAAGCTGAAGTGCTTCATGTCCAAATCCATTCTGCGCATAGCTATATCATGGAATTCATGGATACCAAATCAATTTCAATCAAGGCATCAAAAACTGACCTTGCCATCTCTGTATTCCCGCATTTCCCATATAAGTTAATGAGAGCAGCACCAGCATATATCTGTCTATCCAATCCATATTTTGTGACCATGGCATGAATTTTCTGTCCTTCATCCAGCATAGCGAGGCTTGAGCATGCCTGAAGAACACTAGATAAAGTGAAAGCATTTGGAACTACTGAATCACGAATCATCTTTCTAAACTTTGTCAAAGCCAATTCTTCTCTGCCATTTCAAACAAGAGCGACGATAAGAGACGTCCAAGTTACCAGGTTTGGATGCTGAAACCTTTTAAAGATCCTCAGAGAATCATTGATCAATCCGCACCTAGCATACATTGTCAGAAGCGAAGTCTGCGTCGCCACAGCAGCTTCACAACGACATTTGACAACAAGACCGTGGACCAACTTCCCATAAATTAAATCCTCCAAGTTACCACAACTGATCAAAACACTAGCAAAAGTATACTCATTAGCCTTAACTCCTTGGTTAATCATGTCCCCAAATACCTCAAGAGCCTCACCATCATCACCATGCTGAGAGTAACCAACAATCAACGCCGTAAACAATACAACATCTTTCTCTCCAACACGATTCGCCACCAACCTCGCATCCTGCATTCTACCAAACTTTGCATACATATCGACAATAGCACTACCAACAAACACATTGGCCACCTCCAGTCCCAAAACCACTGACAACCCATGAGCCCACCGCCCTTCATGAACCAAACCCAGACCCAAAAACGCCTTGAAAACACTCGAAATGTGAACTCATCCGGAAAAACCCCATCAAAAAACATCTTCTCATACAACCCAATAGCCTCCTTACTCTTCTTGCGGCCAATGCAGGCAGAAATCATCGCATTCCAGATGACTACATGTCTCGTGCGCAATTCATCAAACACCTTACGCGCACTGCTTAAGCTACcaaatttcagaaaaccatCAATGAGCTTGTTGGCTATGTTGTGTTGTATATAACCGGTTTTGATCATATGGGTGTGGACTACTAATCCTCTTAGGGACTTTGTATGCGTGCATTGTTGAATCAGAGAGGAGTAGAGTTGGTGTTATAGTTTCCAAGGTCGAGGGCAATTTGAGATGCTTGAAGTTGGCGAAACCAAATGTCATGTTGATACGGAGCAAACACTAGCACTCCATGTTAGTTACGTGTAACTGTTTATCAATGTACTAAGGTAACCAGGATGGGGGAATCAACTACATTAGAGTGCCTGAAGAACTTATGTCAACAGATAGAATGCATTTTTGGTCTAGAATACCTTCGCGCTCTAACAAAGGCTGGCCTCTGAAGGCTTCTAGCGAGGATTTCTAACGATGATAAGAAGTaaccaatggtctaaataatggttatcggcatcgtatcggttttgtaaaataaagatATAACTGGGATATATCGAAATATATCagattatatcggatttatcgtttttactaattttcaattaaatttaatatatttataaacatatacttcaaaatatactaaataaatttgagaaattaaaacttatacttcaaaatgtactaaataaacttcataaaaaaatttgattgttttgacaattaatatacataaatagtattaaataataaaaataaaggtgatcattcatcataaactctcttGTCATCGAATGTTATTGACAaatctttccttttctttaaattatttttttcaaaatgacatgtttttttaaaagcaccgatatatcgctttttgacttgatttttcgggttgactgatataatagaccgataagcaacttatcgtatcattttcttaatatcggagatatatagaggatatatcgggatatttagaacattggaAGCAAATGCATGCATTGGGAGTGGAATAATTGTTCAACCGGATGGAAATGGACTTACACCGGGAGGAAGGGACGTCCCATAATTATTCTTGAGGTAGTGGCCTCTTACAAAACGTGGGTATGACATGCTTTCTTTGGTGTTCCAAGAGCTCAAAATGATATTAACCTGCTCGATCAATCATCGTTTTTCGAAGGACTAATCGTTGGTAACACCCCAACTATGATGTTTCACGTCAATGGTATGAGATATAGCAATGCATATTATCTTGCGGACGAAATCTATCATAGGTACTCCACGTTTGTAAAATCTATTATGAACCCCCAATCACAAGTGCATAAACTATTtgcaaagaaacaagaagcGTACCCCAAAAATGTGGAGATGTGTTTAGGCATCCAGCAATCTCATTGGGCAATCCTTCGTCATGGGACTCGGTTGCACATAAGGTCAATATTGAGAGGTATAATGGTAACACTACTACAATAACTCAACTACACAATAATGAATTACAGTTGTGTGAAGAAGGGCAAAACTGTTGTGTATGGCGGTGTTGTCTGATTGAAACCTTCATACAACAGGTTATATATAGTTGTGTGACTCTCAACATATTGCTCGGCAACTGCTCGGCATAATGCTCGGTAGCTACTCGGCAGGTATATATCTTTTCAGACAACAAATGCATAGTTGACCCTTATTAGTTGTCTGTACAAAAGTCATACAAcaaatattatttcttatttcCTTGTGTGTTTTCCATTACAACAATTGTAGTTGAACGAttgagatgtgaaaatgtaatcgaaaagTTGTGAATGAGTTATCCCTTTAAAAAGACCCAAAAAATGATTCGCTTAGtggaaatgatatatatatatatatatatatatatatatatatatatatattctcagcTGTGGACGTCCGCACCGTCTGTACGGTGCAGATTCGGcgatttcggccaccggcgacGTGCAACGACGGCGCTgaccagcacagccgcactcccTCCTCCCGGTGCTTttgtctgtgccggccggagctgcaGCGCCGGCCTACGGCGACTAGAATCTCGAAATCTCCGCACGGTGcccagaaacttgaaatttcgagatTTCGGCCGCTCCACGCCGGCGTtgcagctccggccggcacagatAGGAGCGCCGAGAGGAGGGGAGTGCAGCTGTGCTGGTCGGCATTGTGGTTGCGCGTTGCTGGTGGCCGGAATCATCGAATCTGCACCGTGCAATATTCTAGAAGATGACGGGCAAGGCCAACTACTAGTAGTTATATGCTTACCCATGAGCAAAGGAAAAACAGAAAGTTCAAGTGGCTTCTCTGGTGCACCAACAAACTTTCCATGAGATTTCAACAAAGCAATCAAAGGCTGAAGAGGATGTTGTGCAGAAATTGTGTCAATGATCCCATCCATGTTTCCAACGGCAGCCTATACAAACAAATCAATGAAACACATTAAGTAATTGTTCATTTTTTATGACACTTCAGTTAAGTCGTAAAAGGTTTAACTTGTTGGAATAATTACTTGCATTTGATTTTGGTCAtgaccaatgttttaaaaagcgaAAGCGTACCTCAACACGTTTTCTTGAGAGTCTTGAGCCTTAAAACTTGAGGCACTTAAGACTTGCGCCTaatgttataaaaaattagtagttaaatgtgtaaatatataattatatacataaaaatatatatatatatataagaacttaCTAATTTATTacatttagatataatgaaattcataatccaaacggtttagatagttttcat
This genomic interval from Argentina anserina chromosome 1, drPotAnse1.1, whole genome shotgun sequence contains the following:
- the LOC126801663 gene encoding LOW QUALITY PROTEIN: pentatricopeptide repeat-containing protein At5g65570 (The sequence of the model RefSeq protein was modified relative to this genomic sequence to represent the inferred CDS: inserted 4 bases in 3 codons; substituted 1 base at 1 genomic stop codon), which gives rise to LYSSLIQQCTHTKSLRGLVVHTHMIKTGYIQHNIANKLIDGFLKFGSLSSARKVFDELRTRHVVIWNAMISACIGRKKSKEAIGLYEKMFFDGVFPDEFTFXSVFKAFLGLGLVHEGRWAHGLSVVLGLEVANVFVGSAIVDMYAKFGRMQDARLVANRVGEKDVVLFTALIVGYSQHGDDGEALEVFGDMINQGVKANEYTFASVLISCGNLEDLIYGKLVHGLVVKCRCEAAVATQTSLLTMYARCGLINDSLRIFKRFQHPNLVTWTSLIVALVXNGREELALTKFRKMIRDSVVPNAFTLSSVLQACSSLAMLDEGQKIHAMVTKYGLDRQIYAGAALINLYGKCGNTEMARSVFDALIEIDLVSMNSMXYSYAQNGFGHEALQLFNGMKDMRLEPNDVTILSVLLACNNLGLVQQGCQIFSTIWNNNTIELNRDHYACMVDLLGRVGRLEEAKMLIQEVKNPDLVLWRALLCACKLHGRVYLAERALNKVLEFAPGDGGSHVLLTNIYASTXNWSQVSDMKSTMREIKFTKSPAMSWVDVDREVHTFMAGDLSHPRSAEIILTLEKLLKEVHILGYVPDTRFVLQDLDEEKKKKSLYYHSEKLAIAFAILISKKNTIIRIFKNLKVCGDCHSWIKFVTKVIGREIIARDAKRFHHFKDGCCSCGDYW